A portion of the Pseudoxanthomonas sp. JBR18 genome contains these proteins:
- a CDS encoding LamG-like jellyroll fold domain-containing protein, protein MHLVRLACLGSAMTLSCPVMAAQAPQLLFRVSADHGFDADVAGGQAVPNFRDKVKLVDTGKSGKAIEWADDGVLSWEAPGNLYTQRGTLAFFWRPRYAVGQAPFVIFRAGYADHSSWDMAWLRIDWNGHGFDAFVTDANLARARVSFDMPTPPAADAWTHIAFAWDETLGVRLYVDGQEVARKDATLDLDAGLDQFGLAGRVMSPHQVQSRYNFLRGSDFDELRVYDHMLDAAGATALARLREPTTAVAARDEGQVWRHRYGWDRGAPPVLDAPVTRIRKVEFADARDRKEWMFKGTDGIDETTWPGVYNRSRLPGRTDYFELPDWNVYVEGGKALDLTLPDEPFNRIELRGAAYGQASYAPDKAGARSPLFQRPEGVVRSVDQFATHRGGHLRFTNVAQETPIQEIWAYNVTAGEIPKGSARLDYTVQADIAPDYDNLAELRAYIAGRYPAAERSTVVALPQRAPARPRPTAKAAGDLRPLVHVLIPSTLGDPPPDQPLMRSWAYGWTNMHDGLDGIALDLPALNLPAAEDGLIPLNISVADPIWPARKLIDVSVSVKPGQARTLWLDTRDRILDDHSLMLSVASAAPGFDARALDGAGVHLVFKPRAQALAEHTADRFNQARDNWGFLVEEHTTSRRQRLYRRLERDMHDLLRVDPDHALGRVLWNDISYDNQAPLPVEQPTPPKGVPDWAFWQLEDLKLSRAFANWWIDQRQVDYGDFGGGISDDTDLTQQWPGLALMGVDPDKLNASLLALSAANYRNGMFTNGLSTIETDELHSYEEGINLNSELLYLNWGDPRTVERIMKTVHALTDIITVNPHGNLLFSSNWFGGRKVYREPNWQWQKPYSFPIVHPIMQLGAYNADPTARGMITGLADGYLAHAYTNAKGQWALPNEINWATGATRGGELFDGSGGSELMHTFWAAWRFSGDDKYLKPLDYRVDRAGPGGLSLLTENYLDVLGKRDTWGAKIAAGAKRDDASPFARYVAWQDSGDTAQLAALFREEARAKQRDFYLNTDGQWWSDRVESPTEWLQHVRLGGVGLKRNQTWQGNTVSWRFDDPQAAVQVALLVPRPTRERFTVIGYNLSDQAQAAQMAGWNIAAGRWRMTTGVDRDGDGKIDGKGATREFDWQKSGTVDVRFPPGAQWVMQLELVTPAATPVEQRADLGIGFGDVQTTDGALTVTVHSLGHLDAPAGQVLLEDAKGKVLAQAAFPALQAPRDLQPKTAQVRLALPAGLDISGAQLRLVTEGQVPEVTLRNNRVGLPQRQGTAPTAESP, encoded by the coding sequence ATGCACCTCGTCCGCCTGGCCTGCCTGGGATCGGCGATGACGCTGTCCTGCCCGGTGATGGCAGCGCAGGCGCCGCAGCTGCTGTTTCGCGTGTCGGCCGATCACGGCTTCGATGCCGATGTGGCCGGCGGCCAGGCGGTGCCCAACTTCCGCGACAAGGTGAAGCTGGTCGACACCGGCAAGTCCGGCAAGGCGATCGAATGGGCAGACGATGGCGTGCTGTCCTGGGAGGCGCCGGGCAACCTCTACACCCAGCGCGGCACGCTGGCGTTCTTCTGGCGCCCGCGCTACGCGGTGGGACAGGCGCCGTTCGTGATCTTCCGCGCCGGCTACGCCGACCACAGCAGCTGGGACATGGCCTGGCTGCGCATCGACTGGAACGGGCATGGCTTCGATGCCTTCGTCACCGACGCCAACCTGGCCCGGGCGCGGGTGTCCTTCGACATGCCCACCCCGCCGGCGGCCGATGCCTGGACCCACATCGCCTTCGCCTGGGACGAGACCCTCGGGGTACGCCTGTACGTGGACGGCCAGGAGGTCGCGCGCAAGGACGCCACCCTGGACCTGGATGCGGGGCTGGACCAGTTCGGCCTGGCCGGGCGGGTGATGTCGCCGCACCAGGTGCAGAGCCGCTACAACTTCCTGCGCGGCAGCGACTTCGACGAGCTGCGCGTCTACGACCACATGCTCGACGCCGCCGGCGCCACTGCGCTGGCCCGGCTGCGCGAGCCGACCACCGCGGTGGCCGCGCGCGATGAAGGCCAGGTGTGGCGGCATCGCTATGGCTGGGATCGCGGCGCACCGCCGGTGCTGGATGCACCGGTGACGCGCATCCGCAAAGTCGAGTTCGCCGATGCGCGCGACCGGAAGGAATGGATGTTCAAGGGCACCGACGGTATCGACGAGACCACCTGGCCCGGCGTGTACAACCGCTCGCGCCTGCCCGGGCGCACCGACTATTTCGAACTGCCGGACTGGAACGTCTACGTGGAAGGCGGCAAGGCGCTGGACCTGACCCTGCCCGACGAGCCGTTCAACCGCATCGAACTGCGCGGCGCGGCCTACGGCCAGGCCAGCTACGCACCAGACAAGGCCGGCGCGCGGTCGCCGCTGTTCCAGCGCCCCGAAGGCGTGGTGCGCAGCGTCGACCAGTTCGCCACCCACCGCGGCGGCCACCTGCGCTTCACCAACGTCGCGCAGGAAACGCCCATCCAGGAAATCTGGGCTTATAACGTGACCGCCGGTGAAATACCCAAGGGCAGCGCCCGCCTGGATTACACCGTGCAGGCCGATATCGCCCCGGACTACGACAACCTGGCCGAGCTGCGTGCCTACATCGCCGGACGCTACCCGGCCGCCGAACGCAGCACCGTGGTGGCCCTGCCGCAGCGCGCCCCCGCGCGTCCGCGCCCTACGGCCAAGGCTGCTGGCGACCTGCGCCCGCTGGTGCACGTGCTGATTCCTTCCACCTTGGGCGATCCGCCGCCGGACCAGCCGCTGATGCGTAGCTGGGCCTATGGCTGGACCAACATGCACGATGGCCTGGACGGCATCGCGCTGGACCTGCCGGCGTTGAACCTGCCGGCTGCCGAGGATGGCCTGATCCCGCTCAACATCAGCGTGGCCGACCCGATCTGGCCGGCGCGCAAGCTGATCGATGTCAGCGTTTCGGTGAAGCCCGGCCAGGCGCGCACGCTGTGGCTGGACACGCGCGACCGCATCCTGGACGACCACAGCCTGATGCTGTCGGTGGCCTCGGCCGCGCCGGGCTTCGATGCGCGCGCGCTGGACGGCGCCGGCGTGCATCTGGTGTTCAAGCCACGCGCGCAGGCCCTGGCCGAGCACACCGCCGACCGCTTCAACCAGGCCCGCGACAACTGGGGCTTCCTGGTCGAGGAACACACCACCTCGCGCCGGCAGCGGCTGTACCGGCGCCTGGAACGCGACATGCACGACCTGCTGCGCGTGGACCCGGACCACGCCCTGGGCCGGGTGTTGTGGAACGACATCAGCTACGACAACCAGGCCCCGCTGCCGGTGGAGCAGCCCACGCCGCCCAAGGGCGTGCCGGACTGGGCGTTCTGGCAGCTGGAGGACCTCAAGCTGTCGCGGGCCTTTGCCAACTGGTGGATCGACCAGCGCCAGGTGGACTACGGCGATTTCGGCGGGGGCATCTCCGATGACACCGACCTGACCCAGCAATGGCCGGGCCTGGCGCTGATGGGCGTGGACCCGGACAAGCTCAACGCCTCGCTGCTGGCCCTGTCCGCGGCCAACTACCGCAACGGCATGTTCACCAACGGGCTGTCGACCATCGAGACCGACGAGCTGCACAGCTACGAGGAGGGCATCAACCTCAACAGCGAGCTGCTCTACCTCAACTGGGGCGATCCGCGCACGGTCGAGCGGATCATGAAGACCGTGCATGCGCTGACCGACATCATCACGGTCAATCCGCACGGCAACCTGCTGTTCTCCAGCAACTGGTTCGGCGGGCGCAAGGTCTATCGCGAGCCCAACTGGCAGTGGCAGAAGCCGTACTCGTTCCCCATCGTCCACCCGATCATGCAGCTTGGCGCCTACAACGCCGACCCCACCGCGCGCGGCATGATCACCGGCCTGGCCGATGGCTATCTGGCCCACGCCTACACCAATGCCAAGGGCCAGTGGGCACTGCCCAACGAGATCAACTGGGCCACTGGCGCCACCCGTGGCGGCGAGCTGTTCGACGGCAGCGGTGGCTCGGAGCTGATGCACACCTTCTGGGCGGCCTGGCGCTTCAGCGGCGATGACAAGTACCTCAAGCCGCTGGACTACCGCGTCGACCGCGCCGGCCCGGGTGGGCTGTCGCTGTTGACCGAGAACTACCTGGACGTGCTGGGCAAGCGCGACACCTGGGGCGCGAAGATCGCCGCTGGCGCGAAGCGCGACGACGCCTCGCCCTTCGCCCGCTACGTGGCCTGGCAGGACAGCGGCGACACCGCGCAGCTGGCGGCCCTGTTCCGCGAGGAAGCGCGCGCCAAGCAACGCGACTTCTACCTCAACACCGACGGGCAGTGGTGGAGCGACCGGGTCGAATCCCCGACCGAATGGCTGCAGCATGTGCGCCTGGGCGGGGTGGGGCTCAAGCGCAACCAGACCTGGCAGGGCAATACGGTGAGCTGGCGCTTCGACGATCCGCAGGCGGCCGTGCAGGTGGCCCTGCTGGTGCCGCGGCCCACGCGCGAGCGTTTCACCGTGATCGGCTACAACCTCTCGGACCAGGCGCAGGCCGCGCAGATGGCCGGCTGGAACATCGCCGCCGGACGCTGGCGCATGACCACCGGCGTGGACCGCGATGGCGATGGCAAGATCGACGGCAAGGGTGCAACACGCGAGTTCGACTGGCAGAAGAGCGGGACGGTCGATGTGCGATTCCCGCCGGGCGCGCAGTGGGTGATGCAGCTGGAGCTGGTCACGCCGGCAGCCACGCCGGTCGAGCAGCGTGCCGATCTAGGCATCGGCTTTGGCGATGTGCAGACCACCGATGGTGCGCTGACGGTGACCGTGCACAGCCTGGGCCACCTGGACGCACCGGCGGGGCAGGTGCTGCTGGAAGACGCCAAGGGCAAGGTCCTGGCCCAGGCGGCGTTCCCGGCACTGCAGGCGCCGCGCGACCTTCAGCCCAAGACGGCCCAGGTGCGCCTGGCGCTGCCGGCCGGCCTGGACATCTCAGGCGCGCAGTTGCGCCTGGTCACCGAGGGGCAGGTGCCCGAGGTGACTCTGCGCAACAACCGCGTGGGGTTGCCGCAGCGCCAGGGAACCGCGCCAACCGCGGAGTCCCCGTAG
- a CDS encoding HAD-IA family hydrolase translates to MDLERTYPAFLFDMDGTLLTSIAAAERVWTRWAQLHGLDPGFVPSIHGARALDTVRRVLPDADAQAEAARITAWEIEDVDGVEAIAGAAAFTASLPAHAWAIVTSAPRELALRRLQAAGLPPAPVMVTAEDVERGKPDPSGYRLAAQRLGVDAAHCLIFEDAPAGIGAAEAAGAEVLVITATHAGHVDTPHRSARDFLGLQAEASKAGLQLRERAG, encoded by the coding sequence TTGGATCTGGAACGCACCTACCCCGCCTTCCTGTTCGACATGGACGGCACCTTGCTGACCTCCATCGCCGCGGCCGAGCGCGTGTGGACGCGCTGGGCGCAGCTGCACGGGCTGGACCCGGGTTTCGTCCCCAGCATCCATGGCGCGCGGGCGCTGGACACCGTGCGCCGGGTGCTGCCCGACGCCGACGCGCAGGCCGAGGCCGCGCGCATCACCGCCTGGGAGATCGAGGACGTGGACGGCGTGGAAGCCATCGCCGGCGCGGCAGCCTTCACCGCCAGCCTGCCGGCGCACGCCTGGGCGATCGTGACTTCCGCCCCGCGCGAACTGGCCCTGCGCCGTCTGCAGGCCGCCGGACTGCCCCCCGCCCCGGTGATGGTCACCGCCGAGGACGTGGAACGCGGCAAACCCGACCCGTCCGGCTACCGGCTGGCCGCCCAGCGCCTGGGCGTGGACGCCGCGCACTGCCTGATCTTCGAAGACGCGCCGGCCGGCATCGGCGCGGCCGAGGCCGCCGGTGCCGAGGTGCTGGTGATCACCGCTACCCATGCCGGGCACGTGGACACCCCACACCGCAGCGCGCGTGACTTCCTCGGCCTACAGGCAGAGGCCAGCAAAGCCGGCCTGCAGCTGCGCGAGCGCGCAGGCTGA
- a CDS encoding TonB-dependent receptor: protein MQQTRRSRLPVTVLALSVGLALHGTGWAQQTPAPDADSAVQAAPAPPADAPAPQDPTATSQDAAVSLETVTVTGYRASLEKSMDIKRAEKGMVDAIVAEDIGKFPDNNLAESLQRIPGVVITRDAGEGRNISVRGLGPDFTRVRINGMEALTTVGASDQSGGTNRGRGFDFNVFASDLFSQLVVRKTASADVEEGSLGATVDLRTARAFDYDGFTFAANGQSSYNAMAGKADPRVAALIANTWADGTFGALLSAAYSERNVLEEGSGSTRWANGTTNNGYSPASPFAEANSASVFSPRIPRYTQMEHDQKRLGITGSLQWKPGDNTEFSLDGLYSKIDAKRYEHYIEAISFSRGRSQNGKPEMVVNDGYVDPDSGALLYGQFDNVDVRSENRYDEWDTVFKQLSLNGEHRFSDTFNITGQVGTSSSKHRNPISTTVIMDKLNVDGYSYDYRDSLTSPSFDYGIDPTDGSGWTLAEVRMRPQYVNNDFDTGSLDFEWNFGPSFTLKGGVLAKNYSFDTKEFRRSSESSVPNFADGTRLIPEQYTELASLGGISGDPGTWVVPDLGAIADLLDIYSGTGTWALAERASNTRSVEEKDRGGWLMGEFGFDIGNIPFSGNVGVRYVKTNQSSTGFATVGSALVPTTVERSYDDTLPSLNLVAEVTPDFLIRFGAAKVMSRPGLGSLTPGVTVNVSGGSRTVSGGNPNLDPIRAKTADLGFEWYFQEGAMLGLALFYKDIESFVQTTRTVASYASSGLPVSLLDGTGAAASDDFVFSVPLNTPGGKLKGAEFNYTQPFTFLPGKWANFGTQLNYTYVDSQIQYVTSSGANSFNTDLTGLSKNSYNGTLFYEGDKISGRVSYTHRDGYLTQVPATEAGFDVHGMNASNTVDAKLTYKVDEKLDISIEGSNLTNQPYDEWVQVSGSGARLPLTYAETGRQYSIGVRYKF, encoded by the coding sequence ATGCAACAGACACGTCGTTCACGCCTGCCGGTCACCGTGCTGGCCCTGTCCGTAGGACTGGCCCTCCATGGCACTGGTTGGGCCCAGCAGACCCCGGCCCCGGACGCGGACAGCGCGGTCCAGGCCGCGCCAGCACCCCCGGCCGACGCGCCGGCCCCGCAGGACCCGACCGCAACCTCACAGGATGCGGCGGTCAGCCTGGAGACGGTGACGGTCACCGGCTATCGCGCGAGCCTGGAGAAATCCATGGACATCAAGCGCGCCGAAAAAGGCATGGTCGATGCCATCGTCGCCGAGGACATCGGCAAGTTCCCCGACAACAACCTGGCCGAGTCCCTGCAGCGCATCCCGGGCGTGGTGATCACTCGCGATGCCGGCGAGGGCCGCAACATCTCGGTGCGGGGCCTGGGCCCTGACTTCACCCGTGTGCGGATCAACGGGATGGAGGCGCTGACCACCGTGGGTGCCAGCGACCAGAGCGGCGGGACCAATCGCGGTCGCGGTTTCGACTTCAACGTGTTCGCCTCGGATCTGTTCAGCCAGCTGGTCGTGCGCAAGACCGCCTCGGCCGACGTGGAGGAGGGCTCGCTGGGCGCCACGGTCGACCTGCGAACGGCGCGCGCGTTCGACTACGACGGTTTCACCTTCGCGGCCAATGGCCAGAGCAGCTACAACGCCATGGCCGGGAAGGCCGATCCGCGCGTGGCCGCGCTGATCGCCAATACCTGGGCCGACGGCACCTTCGGCGCGCTGCTGTCGGCGGCCTATTCCGAGCGCAATGTGCTCGAGGAAGGCAGCGGCTCCACGCGTTGGGCCAATGGCACGACCAACAACGGCTACAGCCCGGCGTCGCCGTTTGCCGAGGCCAACAGCGCCTCGGTGTTCAGCCCGCGCATCCCGCGCTACACCCAGATGGAGCACGACCAGAAGCGGCTGGGCATCACCGGTTCGCTGCAGTGGAAGCCGGGCGACAACACCGAGTTCTCGCTGGACGGCCTGTATTCGAAGATCGACGCCAAGCGCTACGAGCACTACATCGAGGCGATCAGCTTCAGCCGCGGCCGCTCGCAGAACGGCAAGCCGGAGATGGTGGTCAACGATGGCTACGTCGATCCGGACAGCGGTGCGCTGCTCTACGGGCAGTTCGACAACGTCGACGTGCGCTCGGAGAATCGCTACGACGAGTGGGACACGGTCTTCAAGCAGCTCAGCCTCAACGGCGAGCACCGCTTCAGCGATACGTTCAATATCACCGGGCAGGTGGGCACGTCCAGCTCCAAGCATCGCAATCCGATCTCGACCACGGTCATCATGGACAAGCTCAATGTCGATGGTTACAGCTACGACTACCGCGACAGCCTGACCTCGCCCAGCTTCGACTACGGCATCGATCCCACCGATGGCAGCGGCTGGACGCTGGCCGAAGTGCGCATGCGGCCGCAGTACGTCAACAACGACTTCGACACCGGCTCGCTGGACTTCGAATGGAACTTCGGCCCCAGCTTCACCCTGAAGGGCGGCGTGCTGGCGAAGAACTATTCGTTCGACACCAAGGAATTCCGACGCAGCTCCGAGTCCTCGGTCCCCAACTTCGCCGACGGCACCAGGCTCATCCCGGAGCAATACACCGAACTGGCGAGCCTGGGTGGCATCAGTGGCGATCCGGGGACCTGGGTGGTGCCCGACCTGGGCGCGATCGCCGATCTGCTCGACATCTACAGCGGCACGGGGACCTGGGCCCTGGCCGAGCGCGCCAGCAACACGCGCAGCGTGGAGGAAAAGGATCGCGGCGGCTGGCTGATGGGCGAGTTCGGCTTCGATATTGGCAACATTCCGTTCTCGGGCAACGTCGGCGTGCGCTACGTCAAGACCAACCAGTCCTCCACCGGCTTTGCCACCGTGGGCAGCGCGTTGGTGCCGACCACGGTCGAGCGCAGCTACGACGACACCTTGCCCTCGTTGAACCTGGTGGCCGAGGTCACCCCGGATTTCCTGATCCGCTTCGGTGCGGCCAAGGTGATGTCACGACCGGGCCTGGGCAGCCTGACCCCGGGCGTGACCGTGAACGTCTCCGGCGGCTCGCGCACGGTCAGTGGCGGCAATCCCAACCTGGATCCGATCCGCGCCAAGACCGCCGACCTGGGCTTCGAGTGGTACTTCCAGGAAGGGGCGATGTTGGGCCTGGCCCTGTTCTACAAGGACATTGAGAGCTTCGTCCAGACCACCCGCACCGTGGCGTCCTACGCCAGCAGCGGGCTGCCGGTGAGCCTGCTCGACGGCACCGGCGCGGCGGCCAGCGACGACTTCGTCTTCAGCGTTCCGCTCAACACGCCGGGCGGCAAGCTCAAGGGCGCCGAGTTCAACTACACCCAGCCGTTCACCTTCCTGCCGGGCAAGTGGGCCAACTTCGGCACCCAGCTCAACTACACCTACGTGGACTCGCAGATCCAGTACGTCACCAGCAGCGGCGCCAATTCGTTCAACACCGACCTGACCGGCTTGTCGAAGAACTCCTACAACGGCACGCTGTTCTATGAAGGCGACAAGATCAGCGGTCGCGTGTCCTACACCCATCGCGATGGCTACCTGACCCAGGTGCCGGCCACCGAGGCAGGCTTCGATGTCCACGGCATGAATGCCTCCAACACGGTCGATGCCAAGCTCACCTACAAGGTCGACGAGAAACTCGACATCAGCATCGAAGGCAGCAACCTGACCAATCAGCCCTACGACGAATGGGTGCAGGTCAGTGGCTCGGGTGCGCGGCTTCCGTTGACCTACGCCGAAACCGGCCGCCAGTACTCCATCGGCGTGCGCTACAAGTTCTGA
- a CDS encoding pectinesterase family protein produces MLSNLFHRSLARPRRRWRQAALLITLAVLANPVLAKDWLVAPDGSGDFTTLQQALDAVPDGNRTRQVIRLRAGFYPGVVTVGKAKSMVSIVGAGAGATVLSWNNYADRIDPKTGKAMRTSGSSTMYVYGDHFIAEDLTIENTAGNVGQALALSVQAPHAAFRNVRLLGNQDTLYTHVGSVIHFKDCYIEGTIDFIFGGATALFDDCTIVAKGRISYITAASTPEGQRFGYVFRRAIVRGEGVGTTYLGRPWRPYARTVFIDSDLGANIVVPGWHNWDKPDAEATSYYGEFGSRGPGAAPEERVTWSHHLSGEEALAYTEQAILGDWQPFAGP; encoded by the coding sequence ATGCTGTCCAACCTGTTCCACCGGTCCCTTGCGCGCCCACGCCGGCGTTGGCGCCAGGCTGCGCTGCTGATCACGCTGGCGGTGCTGGCCAACCCGGTCCTGGCCAAGGACTGGCTGGTCGCCCCCGACGGCTCCGGTGATTTCACCACGCTGCAGCAAGCCCTCGACGCAGTGCCCGATGGCAACCGCACACGCCAGGTGATCCGCCTGCGGGCGGGCTTCTATCCGGGCGTGGTCACCGTGGGCAAGGCCAAGTCGATGGTCAGCATCGTGGGCGCCGGTGCTGGCGCCACGGTGCTGAGCTGGAACAACTACGCCGACCGGATCGACCCCAAGACCGGCAAGGCCATGCGCACCAGCGGCTCGTCCACGATGTACGTGTACGGCGACCACTTCATTGCCGAAGACCTGACCATCGAAAACACCGCCGGCAACGTCGGCCAGGCCCTGGCCCTGTCGGTGCAGGCACCGCACGCAGCCTTCAGGAACGTGCGTCTGCTGGGCAACCAGGACACGCTCTACACCCATGTCGGCAGCGTGATCCATTTCAAGGATTGCTACATCGAAGGCACCATCGACTTCATCTTTGGCGGGGCCACGGCGCTGTTCGACGACTGCACCATCGTGGCCAAGGGCAGGATCAGCTACATCACGGCCGCTTCCACGCCGGAAGGGCAGCGCTTTGGCTATGTCTTTCGCCGCGCCATCGTCCGCGGCGAGGGCGTTGGGACCACCTACCTGGGCCGGCCCTGGCGGCCTTACGCGCGCACGGTGTTCATCGATAGCGACCTGGGCGCGAACATCGTGGTGCCGGGTTGGCACAACTGGGACAAGCCCGACGCCGAAGCGACGAGCTACTACGGCGAATTTGGAAGCCGTGGCCCCGGCGCCGCCCCGGAAGAGCGGGTGACCTGGTCCCATCACCTGTCCGGCGAGGAGGCCTTGGCCTATACCGAGCAAGCCATCCTAGGCGACTGGCAACCCTTTGCAGGGCCCTGA
- a CDS encoding TonB-dependent receptor yields the protein MNSGTPTGGRGIRRAVLTVAVGLALQAGAANAQDNAGQDQAATAPTQDEQAVNLDAVSVTGYRASLEKAMDIKRAETGMVDAIVAEDIANFPDLNLAESLQRIPGVVITRDAGEGRNISVRGLGPDFTRVRINGMEALTTVGGSDQSGGSNRSRGFDFNVFASDLFSQLVVRKTASADVEEGSLGATVDLRTARPFDYDGFTFAASGQAGYNDMADKVNPRVAGLIANTWADGRFGALLSVAYSERQVREEGSNSGRWYSGTSNRGFNPDSPYSQAVSPDVYAPYFPRYTLLEHDQKRLGVTGSLQFKLDDDTEFSLDGLYSKIDARRVEKYIEAISFAYPNQKPNMVVTDGEIDPVSGGLLYGQFDNAGIRSEQRLDKWNTVFKQLSLSGEHRFSDSFKINGQVGTSSSKHDNPIQTTIIMDKVGVDGYSYDYRDSAKFPVFDYGVDPTDPNGWSLAEIRLRPQYVENQFDTGSLDFTWNMGPSFSLKGGILAKNYTFRTNEYRRSAEAVVPTFADGTTTVPAELTELAKLQGITGHPGSWAIPDLTAISDLLDINSGTGIYTLNQRTANVRNVGEKDRGAWLMADFGFDVGSVPVSGNVGVRYVQTSQTSTGYATVGTSLLQTTVSRKYDDTLPSLNLVAEITPDFLIRFGAAKVMARPSLGSLNPGVAVSVTSGHNYVNGGNPALDPIRADTADLGFEWYFQEGAMLGLALFYKDIASFVQGTSTVMPYSQSGLPAALLNGTGATVNDEFTFTVPLNTPGGELKGAEFNYTQPFSFLPGKWANLGAQLNYTYVDSQIQYLTATGASSLKTDLTGLSKNSYNGTLFYEGQRLGARVSYTHRDGYYTQVPASVPGFDFHGMNAVNTVDASLSWKLNKRLELSLEGINLTNASSYEWVGTSSWKLPLTYTETGREILLGVRYKL from the coding sequence ATGAACTCCGGCACCCCCACCGGTGGGCGTGGAATCAGGCGTGCGGTGCTCACCGTGGCCGTTGGACTGGCGCTGCAGGCCGGCGCCGCCAACGCCCAGGACAACGCCGGGCAGGACCAGGCCGCGACGGCGCCCACCCAGGACGAACAGGCCGTCAACCTGGATGCGGTGTCGGTCACCGGCTATCGGGCCAGCCTTGAGAAGGCGATGGATATCAAGCGCGCGGAGACCGGCATGGTCGATGCCATCGTGGCCGAGGACATCGCCAACTTCCCCGACCTCAACCTGGCCGAGTCCCTACAGCGCATTCCCGGCGTGGTGATCACCCGTGATGCGGGCGAGGGGCGCAACATCTCGGTGCGTGGCCTGGGGCCGGACTTCACCCGCGTGCGCATCAATGGCATGGAAGCCTTGACCACCGTGGGTGGATCGGATCAGAGCGGCGGCTCCAATCGCAGCCGTGGCTTCGACTTCAACGTGTTCGCCTCGGACCTGTTCTCGCAGCTGGTGGTGCGCAAGACCGCGTCCGCCGATGTGGAAGAGGGCTCGCTTGGCGCCACCGTGGACCTGCGCACCGCCCGGCCGTTCGACTACGACGGCTTTACCTTCGCCGCCAGCGGCCAGGCGGGCTATAACGACATGGCCGACAAGGTCAATCCGCGGGTGGCGGGGCTGATCGCCAACACCTGGGCCGATGGACGCTTCGGCGCCTTGCTCTCGGTGGCCTACTCCGAGCGGCAGGTCCGCGAGGAAGGCAGCAACTCCGGTCGCTGGTACAGCGGCACCAGCAACCGGGGATTCAATCCGGATTCGCCGTACTCCCAAGCGGTCAGCCCGGATGTGTATGCGCCGTACTTTCCCCGCTATACCTTGCTTGAACACGATCAGAAGCGGCTCGGGGTGACCGGCTCGCTGCAATTCAAGCTGGACGATGACACCGAGTTCTCCCTGGACGGCCTGTACTCGAAGATCGATGCCCGGCGCGTGGAGAAGTACATCGAGGCCATCTCCTTCGCCTATCCCAATCAGAAGCCGAACATGGTGGTCACCGATGGCGAGATCGATCCGGTTTCCGGCGGCTTGCTGTACGGACAGTTCGATAATGCCGGGATTCGCTCCGAGCAGCGTCTGGACAAGTGGAATACGGTGTTCAAGCAGTTGTCGCTGAGCGGCGAGCATCGGTTCTCGGACAGCTTCAAGATCAACGGCCAGGTAGGCACGTCAAGCTCCAAGCACGACAATCCCATCCAGACCACCATCATCATGGACAAGGTGGGAGTGGATGGCTACAGCTACGACTATCGCGACAGCGCGAAATTCCCGGTGTTCGACTACGGCGTGGACCCCACCGATCCCAACGGCTGGTCCCTGGCCGAGATCCGCCTGCGGCCGCAGTACGTGGAAAACCAGTTCGATACCGGCAGCCTGGATTTCACCTGGAACATGGGCCCCTCGTTCTCGCTCAAAGGCGGCATCCTGGCCAAGAACTACACCTTCCGGACCAACGAATACCGCAGGAGCGCCGAGGCGGTGGTGCCGACCTTCGCCGACGGCACCACGACCGTGCCGGCCGAACTGACCGAGTTGGCCAAGCTGCAGGGCATCACCGGCCATCCGGGCAGTTGGGCCATTCCGGACCTGACCGCCATCTCCGACCTGCTGGACATCAACAGCGGCACCGGCATCTACACGCTGAACCAGCGCACCGCCAACGTGCGCAATGTGGGCGAGAAGGACCGGGGTGCGTGGCTGATGGCCGACTTCGGCTTCGACGTGGGGTCGGTGCCGGTCTCCGGCAATGTCGGTGTGCGCTATGTCCAGACCAGCCAGACCTCGACCGGCTACGCCACGGTCGGGACCTCGTTGCTGCAGACCACCGTGTCGCGCAAGTACGACGACACCCTGCCCTCGTTGAATCTGGTCGCGGAAATCACCCCGGATTTTCTGATCCGCTTCGGCGCGGCCAAGGTCATGGCCCGTCCCAGCCTGGGCAGCCTCAATCCCGGCGTCGCGGTGAGCGTCACCAGTGGCCACAACTACGTCAATGGCGGCAACCCCGCGCTGGATCCCATCCGCGCCGACACCGCCGACCTGGGCTTTGAGTGGTATTTCCAGGAAGGGGCGATGCTGGGACTGGCGCTGTTCTATAAGGACATCGCCAGCTTCGTCCAGGGCACCAGCACGGTGATGCCGTATTCGCAAAGCGGACTGCCGGCCGCGTTGTTGAATGGCACCGGGGCCACGGTCAACGACGAGTTCACCTTCACCGTGCCGCTCAACACGCCCGGCGGCGAACTGAAAGGCGCCGAGTTCAACTACACCCAGCCTTTCAGCTTCCTGCCAGGCAAGTGGGCCAACCTGGGCGCGCAGCTCAACTACACCTACGTCGATTCGCAGATCCAGTACCTGACCGCCACCGGGGCCAGCTCACTGAAGACAGACCTCACCGGACTGTCGAAGAATTCCTACAACGGCACCCTGTTCTACGAAGGCCAGCGTCTGGGCGCGCGCGTGTCCTACACCCATCGCGATGGCTACTACACGCAGGTGCCGGCCAGCGTCCCCGGCTTTGACTTCCACGGCATGAATGCGGTCAATACCGTCGATGCCTCGCTATCCTGGAAGCTCAACAAGCGCCTGGAGCTGAGCCTGGAGGGCATCAACCTGACCAATGCGTCGTCGTACGAGTGGGTGGGCACCTCGTCCTGGAAGCTGCCGTTGACCTACACGGAGACTGGACGCGAAATTCTGCTCGGCGTGCGCTACAAGCTGTGA